One window from the genome of Musa acuminata AAA Group cultivar baxijiao chromosome BXJ1-4, Cavendish_Baxijiao_AAA, whole genome shotgun sequence encodes:
- the LOC103981775 gene encoding uncharacterized protein LOC103981775 isoform X2 produces MEESGKRVLLTSGGDEISKGIAYHLAKSGCRLVLMGDEDRLQRMVGDIMSSLGGSSPFKVVDLNMEEEHESFFDEAVELAWKLLGSLDAFVSCYSYEVAKRMRDFKTGGSIVFISQILGAERGLYTGAAAYGSSLAAVQQLVRLSAMEIGKYKIRVNAVARGLHLDDEYPRSVGKERAEKSTADIMPLMRWLDPKNDLASTVIYLVGDDSRYMTGTTIFVDGAQSIVRPRMRSYI; encoded by the exons ATGGAGGAGTCCGGGAAGAGGGTTTTGTTGACCTCCGGTGGAGATGAGATCTCCAAAGGCATCGCCTACCACCTGGCGAAATCTGGCTGCAG GCTGGTTTTAATGGGCGATGAGGATCGTCTTCAGAGAATGGTGGGGGATATTATGAGCTCTTTAGGTGGTTCCTCTCCTTTCAAAGTGGTTGATTTGAATATGGAAGAAGAGCATGAGTCTTTCTTTGATGAGGCAGTGGAGTTGGCCTGGAAGCTTTTGGGGTCACTTGATGCTTTTGTCAGTTGTTATTCTTATGAAG TTGCGAAAAGAATGCGGGATTTTAAAACGGGTGGTTCTATAGTATTCATATCCCAGATATTAGGGGCAGAAAGAGGCTTGTATACTGGTGCTGCTGCCTACGGATCAAGTTTGGCTGCGGTACAACAATTAGTTCGA CTGTCAGCTATGGAGATTGGTAAGTACAAAATACGAGTCAATGCAGTTGCTCGTGGGTTGCATTTAGATGATGAGTATCCTCGAtcagtggggaaggagagggccgAGAAGTCCACGGCAGATATAATGCCACTGATGAGGTGGCTTGATCCGAAGAATGATCTTGCTTCCACTGTGATATACCTGGTGGGCGATGACTCCCGCTACATGACTGGCACTACTATCTTCGTCGATGGAGCTCAGTCCATTGTGAGGCCTCGAATGCGTTCTTACATATAA
- the LOC103981775 gene encoding uncharacterized protein LOC103981775 isoform X1, with product MEESGKRVLLTSGGDEISKGIAYHLAKSGCRLVLMGDEDRLQRMVGDIMSSLGGSSPFKVVDLNMEEEHESFFDEAVELAWKLLGSLDAFVSCYSYEGKMQECLNVTESEYKKTVKTNFMAPWFLLKAVAKRMRDFKTGGSIVFISQILGAERGLYTGAAAYGSSLAAVQQLVRLSAMEIGKYKIRVNAVARGLHLDDEYPRSVGKERAEKSTADIMPLMRWLDPKNDLASTVIYLVGDDSRYMTGTTIFVDGAQSIVRPRMRSYI from the exons ATGGAGGAGTCCGGGAAGAGGGTTTTGTTGACCTCCGGTGGAGATGAGATCTCCAAAGGCATCGCCTACCACCTGGCGAAATCTGGCTGCAG GCTGGTTTTAATGGGCGATGAGGATCGTCTTCAGAGAATGGTGGGGGATATTATGAGCTCTTTAGGTGGTTCCTCTCCTTTCAAAGTGGTTGATTTGAATATGGAAGAAGAGCATGAGTCTTTCTTTGATGAGGCAGTGGAGTTGGCCTGGAAGCTTTTGGGGTCACTTGATGCTTTTGTCAGTTGTTATTCTTATGAAG GGAAGATGCAAGAATGTCTTAATGTGACTGAAAGTGAGTATAAAAAGACAGTGAAAACTAATTTCATGGCACCTTGGTTTTTGCTAAAAGCAGTTGCGAAAAGAATGCGGGATTTTAAAACGGGTGGTTCTATAGTATTCATATCCCAGATATTAGGGGCAGAAAGAGGCTTGTATACTGGTGCTGCTGCCTACGGATCAAGTTTGGCTGCGGTACAACAATTAGTTCGA CTGTCAGCTATGGAGATTGGTAAGTACAAAATACGAGTCAATGCAGTTGCTCGTGGGTTGCATTTAGATGATGAGTATCCTCGAtcagtggggaaggagagggccgAGAAGTCCACGGCAGATATAATGCCACTGATGAGGTGGCTTGATCCGAAGAATGATCTTGCTTCCACTGTGATATACCTGGTGGGCGATGACTCCCGCTACATGACTGGCACTACTATCTTCGTCGATGGAGCTCAGTCCATTGTGAGGCCTCGAATGCGTTCTTACATATAA
- the LOC135650778 gene encoding large ribosomal subunit protein uL22-like: MVKYSREPTNPTKSSKAMGRDLRVHFKNTRETAHAIRKLPLAKAKRYLEDVIAHKQAIPFRRFCGGVGRTAQAKGRHPNGQGRWPLKSARFILDLLKNAESNAEVKGLDVDALYISHIQVNQAQRQRRRTYRAHGRINPYMSSPCHIELILSEKEEPVKKEPETQIAPSKPKKSQAIRSGASS; encoded by the exons ATG GTGAAGTATTCGAGAGAGCCCACCAACCCGACCAAGT CCTCCAAGGCCATGGGCCGGGACTTGAGGGTTCACTTCAAG AATACTCGCGAGACAGCTCATGCAATTAGAAAGCTACCTTTAGCGAAGGCTAAAAGGTACCTTGAAGATGTAATTGCTCATAAGCAAGCCATTCCATTCCGAAGGTTTTGTGGGGGTGTAGGACGTACAGCTCAAGCGAAGGGTCGTCATCCAAATGGGCAAGGACGCTGGCCTCTGAAATCAGCCAGATTCATTTTGGATTTGCTCAAGAATGCTGAGAGTAATGCAGAG GTGAAAGGTTTGGATGTTGATGCTCTCTACATCTCACACATCCAGGTGAACCAAGCTCAGAGGCAGCGGCGTAGGACTTACCGTGCTCATGGACGAATTAACC CATATATGTCCTCTCCATGTCATATTGAATTGATTTTATCGGAGAAGGAAGAGCCAGTCAAGAAAGAG CCggagacccagattgcaccaagcAAGCCCAAGAAATCTCAAGCTATTCGAAGTGGTGCGTCTTCTTAA
- the LOC135650776 gene encoding peroxidase 55-like: MFSGLVRGRESMGMEVWRFCLLVGMLLLMAVSGGEAQLSPSFYQLACPNVESIVRQAVVKKLSQTFVTVPATLRLFFHDCFVEGCDASVMVASPSGDAEKDAPDNLSLAGDGFDTVIKAKQDVEARCPGVVSCADILAIAARDVVVLSGGPDFAVELGRRDGLISQAERVAGRLPGPDLDLNRLSDLFRMNNLTTHDMIALSGAHTVGFSHCSRFTGRLYSSAVDPSLNPAYARLLMRACPRDVDPTIAVNMDPFTPTVFDNLYYRNLLNGEGLFSSDQVLFTNLLSRSVVKRFAANQTSFFGAFTTAMVRLGRVGVKTGSQGEIRNDCTAFN; the protein is encoded by the exons ATGTTTTCGGGGCTTGTGAGAGGGAGGGAATCCATGGGCATGGAGGTCTGGAGATTCTGCTTGCTTGTGGGGATGCTGCTGCTGATGGCTGTGAGCGGCGGGGAGGCTCAGCTCAGCCCAAGCTTCTATCAGCTCGCATGCCCTAATGTGGAGTCCATTGTCAGGCAGGCTGTTGTGAAGAAGCTGAGCCAGACATTTGTCACTGTGCCTGCCACACTGAGGCTCTTCTTCCATGACTGCTTTGTAGAG GGTTGTGATGCGTCTGTCATGGTAGCTTCACCGAGCGGCGACGCCGAGAAGGACGCGCCCGACAACCTCTCGCTCGCAGGCGACGGCTTCGACACCGTCATCAAGGCCAAGCAGGACGTGGAAGCTCGCTGCCCTGGCGTTGTCTCCTGTGCTGACATCCTGGCAATCGCTGCCAGAGACGTAGTAGTCCTT TCCGGTGGCCCCGACTTTGCGGTGGAGCTCGGCAGGCGCGACGGGCTCATCTCTCAGGCCGAAAGAGTGGCCGGACGCCTCCCTGGCCCGGACTTGGACCTCAACCGTCTCTCCGACCTCTTCCGGATGAACAACCTCACGACACATGACATGATCGCCCTCTCGGGAGCTCACACCGTTGGCTTCTCCCACTGCAGCCGATTCACCGGACGCCTCTACTCATCGGCAGTCGACCCGTCGCTCAATCCTGCGTACGCGCGTCTGCTGATGCGAGCTTGCCCGCGTGATGTCGACCCGACCATCGCCGTCAACATGGATCCCTTCACCCCGACGGTGTTCGACAACCTCTACTACCGGAATCTGCTGAACGGCGAGGGGCTGTTCTCTTCCGATCAGGTGCTGTTCACCAACCTGCTATCGAGGTCTGTAGTGAAGAGGTTTGCAGCCAACCAAACTAGCTTCTTCGGGGCCTTCACTACGGCCATGGTCAGGCTTGGCAGGGTCGGAGTGAAGACCGGCAGCCAGGGAGAGATCAGGAATGACTGCACTGCGTTCAATTAG
- the LOC135672110 gene encoding uncharacterized protein LOC135672110 → MALEEGPVRMSSDQQARSAEPPADRSHPTDAAREHPLQEGVRDERPAVISERYWRLFNDPGLSPPIGNPGGPSPMPPEAFYDLTHQVRALTGVMQTVISLVSHSTPSHSTLPPQRQRSAAQTHAPLPESPASPLGQSTQPGSRGAGDPAAHPTPEAPLLDSTEGLWAQLRLVGHRLDEVQREIRRTKGDPGAEQHQGSPFTPEIQEQAIPPHFRLPSLDAYDGATDPADHVAAFRAQMALYGTSDALMCRAFPTTLRGPARAWYSNLKTASIASFDQLAKDFELNFLAHAKPKPSVAMLLGLNQREDEPLSHFVDRFTIQIRGLSDAHPSLMMQAFMMGLRPTRFFWSLVERPPTSVPEMLQRANQFVAAEAWMVGRRDERKRVKPEQPRQQQPATSRRRAGGLDDAVPRPPPQGLNSSRTEIFLHIKEKGLLKDPHLMNSPRELADRSKYCRFHRQPGHDTEQCRELKRQIEELIRRGHLGPYLRPEKELSPRPEGPIERHIDVITGGPAVGGSSVACGKAYARASLAEASKHEEGPEVTFPTGEPELAEHDDALVISVRIANVQVRRIMVDTGSSADILYWDAFQKLGLVRENMKPACSTLTGFTGASISSLGAVTLPLTLGVSPKTKTVMTSFLVVDLPTAYNAILGRPTLNKI, encoded by the coding sequence atggcgctagaggaagggcccgtccgaatgtcgagcgatcaaCAGGCCCGCTCCGCCGAACCCCCGGCCGACAGGTCGCACCCGACCGACGCGGCGAGAGAACATCCCCTGCAGGAGGGGGTTCGAGACGAGCGCCCCGCCGTGATCTCGGAACGCTACTGGcgactgttcaacgacccgggtctaTCGCCGCCCATCGGCAATCCCGGTGGCCCGTCACCTAtgccacccgaagccttctacgaccTCACACACCAGGTCCGGGCTCTTACGGGAGTGATGCAGACCGTCATCTCGCTGGTCTCTCATTCGACGCCTTCACACTCAACCCTACCTCCCCAACGGCAACGGTCCGCCGCCCAGACCCACGCACCTCTTCCCGAGTCTCCCGCTTCACCTCTGGGCCAGTCGACCCAACCCGGGAGCCGAGGAGCGGGGGATCCAGCGGCGCACCCGACGCCCGAGGCCCCGCTTTTAGACTCGACGGAGGGCCTGTGGGCTCAGCTGCGCCTCGTAGGTCACCGACTGGACGAGGTGCAGCGAGAGATTCGCAGGACCAAGGGAGACCCGGGAGCCGAGCAACACCAGGGGTCCCCTTTcacccccgagattcaagagcaagcgatcccgccgcattttcggctcccTTCATTAGACGCCTACGATGGCGCCACCGACCCGGCTGACCACGTAGCCGCAttccgcgcccagatggcgctgtaTGGGACgtccgacgccctgatgtgcagggctttCCCGACAACCCTGCGAGGCCCAGCCCGGgcgtggtacagcaatctgaagaccgcgtccatcgcctctttcgaccagttggccaaggatttcgaacttaactTTCTGGCTCACGCCAAGCCGAAGCCGTCGGTGGcaatgctcctcgggctcaaccagagggaggacgagcccctttctcacttcGTGGACCGCTTCACCATACAAATTCGCGGGCTGTctgatgctcacccctctttgatgatgcaggcattcatgatgggcctgcggcctacccgattcttttggtctctggtggagcgaccccccacttcgGTACCCGAAATGTTACAACGCGCAAACCAGTTCGTCGCTGCTGAAGCATGGATGGTTGGGAGGCGCGACGAGCGCAAGAGGGTTAAGCCAGAGCAGCCCCGGCAGCAACAGCCCGCTACCTCCCGGCGTAGGGCTGGCGGACTCGACGATGCGGTACCCAGGCCCCCTCCCCAAGGCCTGAACTCCTCCCGGaccgaaatatttctccacatcaaggagaaaggccttctcaaagaTCCTCACCTGATGAATAGCCCGCGCGAGCTTGCGGACCGCTCCAAATACTGTCGTTTTcaccgacagcccggtcacgacaccgagCAGTGTCGAGAgttaaaaaggcaaattgaggagctcatccgccgtGGGCACCTCGGCCCGTATCTCCGGCCAGAGAAGGAGCTCTCACCACGCCCGGAGGGTCCCATCGAGCGACACATAGACGTCATAACCGGCGGACCCGCGGTCGGAGGGAGCTCCGTGGCGTGCGGAAAGGCATACGCCAGGGCCTCCCTGGCCGAGGCTTCCAAACACGAAGAAGGGCCCGAAGTCACTTTCCCGACCGGGGAACCTGAGCTAGCCGAACATGATGACGCGCTGGTGATATCAGTCAGAATCGCCAACGtgcaagtaagaagaatcatggtcgacactgggagctcggccgacatactttaTTGGGAtgccttccagaagctcggcCTGGTCAGGGAGAACATGAAGCCGGCATGCTCGACGCTCACGGGGTTTACCGGTGCCtcaatctcgtcactaggggctgtcaccctgcccctaactttgggagTTTCCCCAAAAACAAAAACGGTGATGACTTCCttcctggtggtcgacctccccacaGCGTATAACGCCATCCTCGGAcgaccaaccctcaacaagatctGA
- the LOC135672111 gene encoding uncharacterized protein LOC135672111, producing MTLNKRARVQSPLEDPREGKKPAPRPEPRESTVDLPLIKGKPDQTIKIGSELPEAEQQQLVGLLQTNADIFAWTPSDLIGVHPEVALHHLNISSDARPVKQRPRRQAPDRQLAIREEVNRLLAAGFIEEASLNNACPKDCYPLPKIDQLVDATAGHARLSFMDAFSGYNQIRMAPEDQEHIAFLTEQGVYFYKVMPFGLKNAGATYQRTVNRMFAHQIGRNVEIYVDDMIVKSRTAETYSSDLAETFDTLRRFGLRLNPAKCAFGVTSGKFLGFIIHERGIDANPEKVQAIIDMQPPRTIRDLQRLNGRLVALSRFLSQSGDRCLPFFKALKDPKNFQWTAECERAFEQMKQHLANLPRLVSVSPGEKLGLYLAASQHTVSSVLVKENSGDQLPVYYVSHMLSGPEGRYPPIEKLALALVLSARKLRPYFQAHPIEVITDRPLRLVLSKFDVAGRLQKWAVELGEHDIRYIPRTAVKAQSVADFIAELTPSTGEELEPPRETWTLHVDGLANAKGAGAGLVLVTPDGRSIERSFRFGFRATNNEAEYEALLAGLQLALEMRVTDIRVVTDSQLVAKQLDGGYEARDPTMAKYLAQVKNLATKFAHFELSNVPRSENQRADTLAKLASGSTPRARPETEELPHRAIEIVTTITDGGPATWVQEMLRFKRDGTLPDDETAARRLRRTQAWYSEEGGRLYKRSFSRPLLHCLEPNEARTVLSDMHEGACGEHIGERALAHKILRQGYYWPTMRQDAKAFVRRCSSCQEHARIARRPAVLFTPVDCAWPFAQWGLDILGPLPPASGQRKYIIVGVDYFTRWVEAKPLATITESQVEKFVWRNLVTRFGLPQSIVTDNGPQFASGKFQEFCAKHKI from the exons ATGACGCTGAATAAAAGAGCAAGGGTCCAATCCCCGCTCGAAGACCCCCGAGAGGGAAAAAAGCCGGCTCCCCGCCCCGAACCAAGGGAATCCACCGTCGACTTACCGCTAATCAAAGGCAAGCCCGACCAAACAATCAAGATCGGGTCGGAACTACCCGAAGCGGAGCAAcagcagctcgtcggccttctgcaaaccaacgccgacatcttcgcttggacgccaTCGGACCTAATAGGAGTCCACCCAGAAGTCGCGCTGCACCACCTAAACATCTCGTCCGATGCCCGCCCGGTGAAACAAAGGCCTAGGCGGCAGGCCCCAGATCGGCAACTTGCCATTCGAGAAGAGGTAAACCGACTTCTGgcggccggtttcatagaagaagccag tctcaacaatgcttgtccgaaagactgctatcccctaccgaagatcgaccagctagtcgacgcCACAGCCGGCCACGCCCGTCTCTCGTTTATGGATGCCTTCTCGGGGTACAACCaaatcaggatggcgcccgaagaccAAGAACACATAGCCTTCCTCACCGAGCAAGGGGTATACttttacaaagtcatgccgttcgggctGAAAAACGCCGGGGCCacataccagaggacggtgaacaggATGTTTGCCCATCAGATTGGACGAAACGTGGAgatatatgtcgacgacatgatcgtgaaaagccgaACAGCCGAGACTTATTCCTCCGACTTGGCTGAAACATTCGACACCCTGCGAAggttcggcctgcgcctcaaccctgccaagtgcgccttcggcgtAACCTCGGGgaaattcctcggattcatcatacacgagagagggattgacgccaacccggaaaaggtccagGCTATCATTGACATGCAGCCCCctcggacgatcagagacctgcaACGCCTTAACGGGAGGTTAGTCGCCCTATCACGCTTCCTTTCCCAATCgggagatcgctgcctccccttcttcaaggcCTTGAAGGATCCAAAAAACTTCCAATGGACGGCGGAATGTGAAAGGgccttcgagcagatgaagcaacacctggccaacctcccccgactcgTGTCAGTCTCCCCAGGGGAGAAATTGGGCCTCTACCTCGCCGCCTCTCAGCACACGGTCAGCTCGGTTCTGGTCAAGGAAAACTCCGGCGACCAACTgccggtctactatgtcagccacatgcTAAGCGGACCAGAGGGACGCTACCCGCCAATCGAAAAGCTGGCACTGGCGCTCGTCCTGTCAGCACGAAAGCTCCGCCCTTAtttccaggcccacccgatagaggtaataacCGACCGGCCGCTTCGGCTTGTTTTGTCTAAATTCGATGTTGCAGGGCGTCTCcaaaaatgggcggtggagctaggCGAGCACGACATACGGTACATACCTCGGACCGCCGTTAAAGCCCAGTCTGTGGCAGACTTTATCGCGGAGCTGACCCCGAGCACAGGCGAAGAACTCGAGCCACCGCGTGAGACGTGGACCCTCCACGTAGACGGGTTGGCCAACGCGAAGGGCGCCGGCGCAGGGCTGGTGCTGGTGACACCTGACGGCCGCTCGATTGAGCGTtccttccgcttcgggttcagaGCCACCAATAACGAAGCAGAATACGAAGCCCTCCTGGCGGGACTCCAATTGGCGCTGGAAATGCGCGTGACCGACATACGCGTCGTCACCGATTCACAGCTGGTGGCTAAGCAGCTTGACGGCGGATACGAAGCCCGGGACCCGACCATGGCGAAATATCTGGCACAGGTAAAAAACCTTGCCACCAAGTTCGcccattttgaattgtcgaatgttcccaggagcgagaaccaaCGAGCCGACACTCTGGCAAAGCTGGCATCCGGTTCGACCCCCCGTGCTCGGCCCGAGACCGAAGAGCTCCCTCACCGAGCCATTGAGATCGTCACTACGATCACGGACGGCGGgccggccacttgggtacaggagatgctacgcttcaagcgggacgggACCCTACCCGACGATGAAACAGCGGCTCGACGCTTGCGTCGGACGCAGGCATGGTACTCTGAAGAAGGAGGACGGTTGTACAAGCGGTCTTTCTCACGCCCCTTGCTACACTGCCTAGAGCCGAACGAAGCCCGGACagttctgtccgacatgcatgaAGGGGCCTGCGGGGAACATATTGGCGAacgagccctggcgcacaagatactccgacaggggtactattggccgaccatgcgccaggacgcgaaagctttcgtgcggcgatgcagctcatgccaggagcacgcccgcaTCGCCCGACGGCCGGCGGTCTTGTTCACCCCTGTCGACTGTgcctggccattcgcgcagtggggactggacatactcggacctctcccgcccgcctccgggcagcggaagtacatcatcgtgggtgtggactactttaccaggtGGGTCGAGGCCAAGCCCCTAGCAACCATCACGGAGTCACAAGTGGAGAAGTTCGTATGGAGAAACCTCGTAACTCGGTTTGGTctgccccagtccatcgtcaccgacaatggGCCTCAGTTCGCCAGCGGGAAATTTCAAGAGTTTTGCGCTAAACACAAGATttag